In Macrobrachium nipponense isolate FS-2020 chromosome 25, ASM1510439v2, whole genome shotgun sequence, one genomic interval encodes:
- the LOC135199525 gene encoding monocarboxylate transporter 2-like, translated as MTKAKYRVHPCDSNRSVNSNGDPLGLQNNEELISKVLKETFIKTNLSNESLGIGGEPQDVDHGTSHSRGSDLTDASGSSEAPRLEDHLREPPPAKDRGYAWVVAFNVCLINLVSAGYVKSFGITYTLIMDYFPDASGASSGWIMGLLVGCRGLLAPAMGALTVLAGPRKCVIGGALMCVAGILMAVPAFSVIYLAFSLGAVVGTGMCMAETPGFILVTDYFQEKRSLANGIRAAGNPLGGILFSPMIVLLHQEFGLRGMFMLIAGVMLQLVVFGMLMRPFELHEKVVQEDYWRQVQRDTGTSDLQIRALKATLASQRVTKEKKAIDFSILKNPAYLVYLVMVMCTACALPSALLYAPVYGRSIGLSDFENSAISAYISCCDVVMRLFCGFIFNRKKYNKRYGFIASLVIGGVGCMTLPLSSNMWHLLVFATMFSLCMAFFWTLINVLLADQFGGDAMASTWGFFRMLQGICNFFYPTVVGLVMDLTGGVSVPYIMMGSMLILGALVFASQPLVAKLPGSKIYPS; from the exons ATGACGAAAGCAAAGTACAGAGTTCATCCCTGTGACAGCAACCGTTCGGTCAACTCGAATGGAGATCCTCTGGGTCTACAAAATAACGAGGAACTGATAAGCAAAGTACTGAAGGAGACATTTATCAAGACCAATCTATCAAACGAGTCCTTAGGAATTGGTGGGGAACCTCAAGATGTTGACCACGGAACCTCGCACTCTAGAGGATCTGACCTAACAGACGCGAGTGGATCCTCAGAGGCTCCGAGGCTGGAGGACCATCTTCGGGAGCCACCCCCAGCTAAGGACAGAGG ATACGCCTGGGTTGTGGCCTTCAATGTGTGTCTCATAAACCTGGTGTCAGCAGGGTACGTCAAGAGCTTCGGAATCACTTACACCTTGATCATGGACTATTTTCCAGATGCTTCTGGTGCCTCCTCAGGGTGGATTATGGGTCTCTTAGTTGGATGCAGGGGGCTTCTAG CTCCAGCCATGGGAGCATTAACAGTACTTGCTGGCCCTCGTAAGTGCGTGATTGGCGGGGCCCTCATGTGTGTGGCTGGAATCCTAATGGCTGTTCCAGCTTTCTCAGTCATTTATCTGGCCTTCTCACTTGGAGCAGTTGTTG GAACTGGTATGTGCATGGCTGAGACTCCGGGATTCATCCTGGTAACTGACTACTTCCAAGAGAAGCGTTCTTTGGCGAATGGAATCAGGGCAGCTGGAAACCCGTTGGGCGGCATCTTGTTTTCCCCGATGATCGTCCTTCTCCACCAAGAATTTGGCCTCAGGGGAATGTTCATGCTGATAGCTGGAGTCATGCTACAGTTGGTTGTGTTTGGAATGCTCATGAGACCCTTTGAACTGCACGAAAAAGTAGTCCAGGAAGATTACTGGAGGCAAGTGCAAAGGGATACGGGCACGTCAGACTTACAGATCAGAGCGCTGAAGGCTACTCTGGCCTCCCAACGAGTAACTAAGGAGAAGAAGGCGATTGATTTTTCCATCTTGAAAAACCCAGCCTACCTCGTTTACCTAGTCATGGTGATGTGTACAGCTTGTGCCTTGCCCAGTGCTCTCCTCTATGCCCCTGTTTATGGGAGGTCCATTGGGCTCAGTGACTTCGAGAATTCAGCCATTTCTGCGTATATATCTTGCTGTGATGTGGTCATGAGGCTCTTCTGCGGGTTCATCTTTAACAGGAAGAAGTACAATAAGAGATATGGATTTATAGCAAG TTTGGTGATAGGAGGCGTTGGCTGTATGACCTTGCCATTGAGCTCAAACATGTGGCACCTTCTAGTTTTTGCCACTATGTTCTCTCTCTGCATGGCCTTCTTTTGGACGCTGATCAACGTCCTCTTAGCTGACCAGTTTGGAGGAGATGCGATGGCGTCCACCTGGGGATTCTTCCGGATGCTGCAGGGAATCTGCAACTTCTTCTATCCAACGGTTGTTG GTTTGGTTATGGACCTCACTGGAGGAGTGAGTGTCCCTTACATCATGATGGGCTCCATGTTGATTTTGGGAGCTCTGGTCTTTGCCTCTCAGCCTCTTGTAGCAAAGCTTCCTGGTTCAAAAATATATCCTTCTTGA